From a single Calothrix sp. NIES-2098 genomic region:
- a CDS encoding MCP methyltransferase, CheR-type with Tpr repeats yields the protein MSLVEIEKLLRQKIGVAPNIIGSRKIARAIENRFTICGVSNINDYWQILRNSLQELEELIEQIVVLETWFFRDKQPFDFLTHYIRQEWLSKSYTSRLRLLSVPCSTGEEPYSLAMTLLDLGLVKSQFQIDAIDISKKALDKARKAIYSRNSFRSTTNEFQQRYFTSIGKDYQLVEQVKTAVNFHQGNLLAPDFLLDRAPYDIIFCRNVLIYFDSTARQTALKNLHRLLKRQGTLLVGAAETGELSNLGFEVIRVGSGFIGRKADSELNKLPYNNRQNHQPSKSIAPQITPPLLGIVDSKIDHRQTTRSQDIISSCKRLTESAKLSLDTIRNLADRGNLSEATSLCRTYLQENSTSAEAYVLLGQVYQAQGLEAQAEEYFQKAIYLDGKNFQALLHLILLKEQRGDMVKATILRQRLQRLENRE from the coding sequence ATGAGTTTGGTAGAAATCGAGAAGCTATTACGTCAAAAAATTGGGGTAGCTCCTAATATTATTGGCTCTCGCAAAATTGCCAGAGCTATAGAAAATCGCTTTACTATTTGTGGTGTCAGTAATATCAATGATTATTGGCAAATTTTACGCAACTCTTTACAGGAATTAGAAGAGCTAATAGAACAGATTGTTGTTCTAGAAACTTGGTTTTTTCGAGATAAACAACCCTTTGATTTTTTGACTCACTATATTCGTCAAGAGTGGTTATCCAAATCTTATACCAGTAGACTACGCTTGTTAAGCGTTCCTTGTTCTACGGGTGAAGAACCTTACTCTCTAGCTATGACACTATTGGATTTGGGATTAGTAAAGAGCCAGTTTCAGATTGATGCAATAGATATTAGCAAAAAAGCTTTAGACAAAGCAAGAAAAGCTATTTATAGCCGGAACTCTTTTCGCAGCACTACTAACGAATTTCAACAGCGCTACTTTACTTCTATTGGAAAAGATTATCAGTTAGTTGAACAAGTAAAAACTGCTGTTAACTTTCATCAAGGCAATTTACTTGCCCCAGATTTTTTATTAGATAGAGCGCCTTATGATATTATTTTTTGTCGTAACGTTTTAATTTATTTTGATAGTACAGCTAGACAAACCGCCTTAAAAAACTTACATCGCTTGTTAAAAAGGCAAGGAACATTATTAGTTGGTGCCGCAGAGACAGGAGAGTTAAGCAACTTAGGTTTTGAAGTCATCCGTGTAGGTTCTGGCTTTATTGGTAGGAAAGCAGATTCAGAATTAAACAAGTTGCCATACAATAACAGACAAAATCATCAGCCATCGAAAAGTATTGCTCCTCAGATAACACCTCCGCTACTTGGTATTGTTGATTCTAAAATTGACCATAGACAAACTACTCGCAGCCAAGATATTATCAGTAGCTGTAAAAGGCTGACAGAATCCGCGAAACTCAGTTTAGATACAATTCGTAATTTAGCCGATCGAGGTAATTTAAGCGAAGCTACATCTTTATGTAGAACTTATTTGCAAGAGAATTCTACTAGTGCAGAAGCTTATGTATTACTAGGTCAAGTTTATCAGGCACAAGGTTTAGAAGCACAAGCCGAGGAATACTTTCAAAAAGCTATTTACCTTGATGGTAAGAATTTTCAGGCATTATTGCATTTAATCTTGCTAAAAGAACAAAGAGGAGATATGGTAAAAGCTACAATTTTACGCCAACGTCTGCAAAGGTTGGAAAACAGAGAATAG
- a CDS encoding putative CheW protein, with protein MNDAHSISNVTTGDRTILNDCWNKIGVLGDRTCPELETVIHCYECPVYAAVGDSLLEREPSTDYLQDWIDILGETPASSEINEGNEAIIRTSEAISIIIFRLGNEKLALPVRMLQEVTHPCVIQPLPHRSNELFLGLVNIRGETLLCASLGHILHIEATPATNPIANAINLQRMIVTGQGEDKWVFPVDEVHGIFRFHLNELQDAPVVITKAEEGYTKGIVYWEGQKVNYLDSELLFYTLNQKIL; from the coding sequence ATGAATGATGCTCACTCTATTAGCAATGTTACAACAGGCGATCGCACTATTTTAAATGATTGTTGGAATAAAATTGGTGTCCTGGGCGATCGCACTTGTCCTGAACTAGAAACCGTCATCCATTGCTATGAATGTCCAGTCTACGCCGCAGTGGGTGACAGCTTATTAGAACGAGAACCATCCACAGACTATTTACAAGACTGGATCGACATTCTGGGAGAAACTCCCGCCTCTTCTGAAATAAATGAAGGGAATGAAGCAATCATCCGTACATCTGAGGCGATTTCTATCATTATCTTTCGCTTAGGTAATGAAAAACTAGCCTTACCAGTACGAATGCTGCAAGAAGTAACTCATCCTTGTGTAATTCAACCTCTACCCCATCGCAGTAATGAATTATTTCTCGGTTTAGTGAATATTCGTGGGGAAACTTTACTTTGTGCATCTCTAGGTCATATTTTGCATATTGAAGCAACTCCTGCAACTAACCCCATAGCCAACGCAATTAATCTCCAACGGATGATTGTGACTGGACAAGGAGAAGATAAATGGGTATTTCCAGTTGATGAAGTGCATGGAATTTTCCGCTTCCACTTGAATGAGTTACAAGATGCTCCCGTTGTGATTACCAAAGCTGAAGAAGGTTATACCAAAGGGATTGTTTATTGGGAAGGACAAAAAGTCAATTATCTCGACTCGGAATTATTGTTTTACACTCTCAATCAAAAAATCCTATAG
- a CDS encoding transcriptional regulator, translated as MTVEVRLKEIRKERGISQNELARRLEMSLANIQKIEYGKAKSIPLDTLDKLCQILECEVGELLVRVPDSDDGSSKKEQKTFEVIDPAKKSKSNEFDSKDILTISRVIAA; from the coding sequence ATGACTGTGGAAGTAAGACTTAAAGAAATTAGAAAAGAAAGAGGAATTTCGCAGAATGAGCTAGCAAGACGACTTGAGATGTCTCTGGCTAACATTCAGAAAATTGAGTATGGCAAAGCAAAATCCATACCTTTAGATACATTGGACAAGTTGTGCCAAATTTTAGAATGTGAAGTTGGTGAGCTACTAGTTCGTGTACCTGATAGCGATGATGGAAGCTCCAAAAAAGAACAAAAAACGTTTGAAGTGATTGATCCAGCTAAAAAAAGCAAAAGCAATGAATTTGACTCAAAAGACATACTTACAATAAGTCGGGTGATAGCAGCTTAA
- a CDS encoding methyl-accepting chemotaxis sensory transducer, producing MLNNLSLQKRLISGFSFIGAIVLVVALIGWGVNSRLSNAIHILSTNSIPSVIGLWKINEGQTQIESSERALLDPTLWITERNAEVARIKQAWEQIDNGFKQYDSTDKNNEEQKIYEELLSKWNDWKQNHEKLMQINQQFESLSILNPMEKELELIKQNKTNSPEMELIKKSKVIYEQLRRRAKDNRPSFEAATKLLLEDIKLNENLGTATYKAGQQDAANGSFLMIIALIIGPLTAITFGVLLSKPIVNKVNELVKISNNIATSNLNTQQSSESKDEIGKLQTAFYTVAAKIAELVNVAQKISTGDLTMQIQLSGHQDEISKLQHAFYTMNKDLNSLIRSIQQSGVQITTSSTQIAASGKQLEATVTEQLASTNEVTATAQEIAATSRNLVKMMDQVAEMTKMTATAASESRDELQEMENTMRNLTEATNSITSKLGVMNKKASNINSVVVTITKVADQTSILSLNAAIEAEKAGEYGAGFAVVAREIRRLANQTAVATLEIEQIVKDMQSAVSVGVMEMDKFSNSVNNSVEQVNKISNQISKVIQQVQSLPPQFEQVSGSMEEQSQGATQISEAMEQLSEASQQTVDALRETNSALEQLEDAAQSLRAEITHFKVQN from the coding sequence ATGCTTAATAATTTAAGTTTACAAAAACGCTTAATCAGTGGTTTTTCATTCATTGGTGCAATTGTTCTCGTAGTTGCTTTAATTGGTTGGGGCGTAAATAGCAGACTGAGCAATGCCATTCATATTCTCAGCACTAACAGTATACCCAGCGTTATAGGATTGTGGAAAATTAATGAAGGACAAACCCAAATCGAATCTTCAGAGCGGGCTTTACTCGATCCCACACTATGGATAACAGAAAGAAATGCAGAAGTAGCAAGAATTAAACAAGCTTGGGAACAGATTGATAATGGGTTTAAACAGTACGATTCTACTGACAAAAACAATGAAGAGCAGAAAATATATGAAGAACTTTTAAGCAAATGGAATGACTGGAAGCAGAATCATGAAAAATTAATGCAAATAAATCAACAGTTTGAGAGCTTGAGCATTCTCAATCCGATGGAGAAGGAATTGGAACTGATTAAGCAAAATAAAACTAACTCCCCAGAAATGGAACTAATAAAAAAATCTAAGGTTATTTACGAACAACTACGACGACGAGCTAAAGATAATCGTCCTTCATTTGAAGCCGCAACCAAATTATTATTAGAAGATATCAAGCTGAATGAAAATCTGGGTACTGCTACTTATAAAGCAGGTCAGCAGGATGCTGCAAATGGTTCATTTTTGATGATTATTGCTTTAATTATCGGTCCATTAACTGCGATAACGTTTGGCGTTCTCTTAAGTAAACCTATAGTTAATAAAGTTAACGAATTAGTTAAAATTTCTAATAATATAGCGACAAGTAATTTAAATACACAACAATCCTCTGAAAGTAAAGACGAAATTGGAAAACTGCAAACAGCCTTTTATACAGTGGCTGCCAAAATTGCTGAGTTAGTCAATGTTGCTCAAAAAATATCTACAGGCGATTTGACAATGCAAATTCAGCTATCTGGTCATCAAGATGAAATCAGTAAATTGCAACATGCTTTTTACACAATGAATAAGGATTTAAACTCCTTAATTAGAAGTATTCAACAGTCTGGGGTGCAGATTACCACCTCATCTACGCAAATTGCTGCTTCTGGAAAGCAACTAGAAGCAACAGTTACAGAACAACTGGCTTCTACCAATGAAGTCACAGCTACTGCTCAAGAAATTGCGGCTACCTCGAGAAATTTAGTCAAGATGATGGATCAAGTCGCAGAGATGACTAAAATGACAGCTACTGCTGCGAGTGAAAGCCGCGACGAATTACAAGAAATGGAAAATACCATGCGTAATTTGACAGAAGCTACCAACTCTATTACTTCCAAATTAGGAGTGATGAATAAAAAAGCTAGTAACATTAATAGCGTTGTGGTCACAATTACCAAAGTAGCAGACCAAACCAGTATTTTGTCATTAAATGCAGCTATTGAAGCCGAAAAAGCGGGAGAGTATGGTGCTGGATTTGCAGTGGTAGCTAGAGAAATTCGTCGTCTGGCTAATCAGACAGCTGTTGCTACTTTAGAAATTGAGCAAATTGTTAAAGATATGCAATCAGCCGTGTCTGTAGGCGTAATGGAAATGGATAAATTTAGCAACTCTGTCAATAATTCTGTTGAACAAGTCAACAAAATTAGTAACCAAATTTCCAAAGTTATTCAGCAAGTGCAAAGCTTACCACCACAGTTTGAGCAGGTAAGTGGAAGTATGGAAGAACAATCTCAGGGAGCGACGCAAATTAGCGAAGCGATGGAGCAATTAAGTGAGGCTTCCCAGCAAACAGTTGATGCTTTGCGCGAGACTAATAGTGCTTTAGAGCAACTAGAAGACGCAGCTCAATCATTAAGGGCAGAGATTACTCATTTTAAAGTGCAAAATTAA
- a CDS encoding CheA signal transduction histidine kinase — protein sequence MSDYTILELFRQEIETQVATLKQCLPILKTQPLSIDEVEKSIQAAHGLWGTTQILEITAAANLAQIMKECLIAAQKESINLGVEQIDTLLHTCDLLLSMSKATAANFESWMSEHDWDFKSTQRSIVNILNSEVTTATQSIVDSSVAASHPIDIQDSSSEIVISPAISAVNTEATMGTTPQGDVDSPDAPPFPADIEDWSPQIPPKEVISAVEVTPSFKSDDSSMMDLFRLEAEAQVSILNDGLLVIETKPQSAQELEALMRAAHSIKGAARLVGLDMAVQLAHVMEDCFVAAQNKIVTLYPEQVDVLLQGVDLLQNISQLSNEELATWLAEHQDDFTATCGEIAAILQPNADIKPQSHKQMVTAAVATPVEPNPVSRQPVTRTATLVKESAIVEEPVAITADETEKTAAGDRVVRVSADNLNRIMGLAGESLIETNWLQPFADAMMTLKSRMLEVSRSLEQLQESLDQNLFEQDGKDFLAQARQQKQECLDFLGDRLDELELYVRRTASLSDRLYREVINSHMRPFADGVQGFPRMIRDLARKLNKQVKLEIIGKATPVDRDILKKLEAPLTHILRNAVDHGLELPDERLAAGKPALGTIRVEAFHRGGMLAITITDDGRGINREQLRQKTINKNLTSPEMAAQLSDAELLEFLFLPGFSTAKQVTEISGRGVGLDIAKSMAQEVGGTVRAISPPGKGTSFHFQLPLTLSVVRTLLVEISTKPYAIPLARIDQIVTLDRTEIHDIENRQYFTMNSHNIGLITAHQVLELPEIPQQNDLVPVVVISDQSHTYGLVVDKFLGERDLVVRPLDPRLGKVPDISATALLADGSPILIVDVSDMVRSVDAILKGGRLSKVNAKLESEISSQRKRILVVDDSITVREMERKLLENRGYFVDTAVNGMEGWNAVRSKNYDLVISDIDMPRMNGIELVQQIKSNPRLHSVPVIIVSYRDREDDRIQGLEAGADYYLTKSSFQDETLVNAVIDLIGK from the coding sequence ATGAGCGATTACACAATCTTGGAACTGTTTCGCCAAGAAATAGAAACTCAAGTTGCTACCCTTAAGCAATGTCTTCCTATACTGAAAACTCAACCGCTTTCTATTGATGAAGTCGAGAAATCAATTCAAGCTGCTCATGGGCTTTGGGGAACGACTCAGATATTAGAAATTACAGCCGCCGCCAATTTAGCGCAAATCATGAAGGAGTGTTTGATTGCTGCTCAAAAAGAGAGTATTAATTTAGGAGTTGAGCAAATTGATACTTTACTTCATACCTGTGATTTACTCTTGAGTATGAGTAAAGCAACTGCTGCTAATTTCGAGTCGTGGATGAGCGAACATGATTGGGACTTTAAAAGTACTCAAAGAAGTATTGTCAACATCCTCAATTCCGAGGTGACAACTGCAACACAGTCCATTGTTGATAGTTCCGTTGCAGCCTCACATCCTATTGATATTCAAGATTCCAGTTCAGAAATAGTTATCTCCCCAGCGATATCTGCGGTAAATACTGAGGCGACAATGGGAACAACACCTCAGGGCGATGTTGATAGTCCAGATGCGCCCCCATTTCCTGCTGATATTGAGGACTGGAGTCCTCAAATTCCTCCCAAAGAAGTGATATCTGCGGTAGAGGTAACGCCAAGCTTCAAAAGCGATGACAGTTCTATGATGGATTTGTTTCGTTTGGAAGCGGAGGCGCAAGTCAGTATTTTGAATGATGGACTGCTGGTAATAGAGACTAAACCCCAATCAGCGCAAGAATTAGAAGCCTTGATGCGTGCTGCTCATTCTATCAAAGGTGCAGCCAGACTTGTCGGGTTAGATATGGCGGTGCAATTAGCCCATGTTATGGAAGATTGTTTTGTCGCCGCCCAAAATAAAATTGTAACGTTGTATCCAGAACAAGTGGATGTGTTATTGCAAGGTGTAGACTTACTACAAAATATCAGTCAGTTAAGCAATGAGGAACTAGCTACTTGGTTGGCAGAACACCAAGATGATTTTACAGCTACCTGTGGAGAAATTGCAGCTATTTTACAGCCAAACGCAGATATCAAACCACAGAGTCACAAGCAAATGGTCACTGCTGCTGTTGCTACCCCTGTTGAACCAAATCCTGTAAGTCGTCAACCTGTGACCCGGACAGCGACTTTGGTCAAGGAATCAGCTATAGTCGAAGAACCAGTAGCCATTACTGCTGATGAAACAGAGAAAACTGCTGCTGGTGACAGAGTTGTGAGAGTAAGTGCTGATAACTTAAACCGCATCATGGGTTTAGCTGGCGAGTCTTTAATTGAAACCAACTGGTTACAACCTTTTGCTGATGCGATGATGACACTGAAATCCCGAATGCTGGAAGTGTCTCGCAGTCTCGAACAGTTGCAGGAAAGCCTGGATCAGAATTTATTTGAGCAAGATGGGAAGGATTTTTTAGCACAGGCAAGACAACAAAAACAAGAATGTTTGGATTTTTTAGGCGATCGCCTTGATGAATTAGAATTATATGTGCGTCGTACCGCCAGTTTATCTGATCGCCTCTACCGAGAAGTAATTAATTCTCACATGCGCCCCTTTGCTGATGGTGTCCAAGGATTTCCGCGCATGATTCGCGATTTGGCACGCAAGTTAAATAAGCAAGTCAAATTAGAAATTATTGGTAAAGCCACTCCAGTCGATCGCGATATTCTCAAAAAACTCGAAGCACCTCTGACTCATATTCTCCGCAATGCTGTAGATCATGGACTGGAATTACCAGATGAACGCCTCGCTGCTGGTAAACCTGCTTTAGGGACAATTCGCGTCGAAGCATTTCATCGCGGTGGGATGTTAGCAATTACCATTACTGATGATGGACGAGGGATTAATCGCGAACAGTTGCGTCAAAAAACTATCAATAAAAATTTAACATCTCCAGAAATGGCGGCTCAACTTAGCGATGCTGAATTATTGGAGTTCCTCTTTCTACCAGGATTTTCTACAGCTAAACAGGTGACAGAAATATCAGGACGCGGTGTAGGACTAGATATTGCCAAAAGCATGGCGCAGGAAGTGGGGGGAACCGTCAGAGCGATTTCACCACCAGGAAAGGGTACAAGTTTTCATTTCCAACTACCTTTAACTTTGTCAGTAGTGCGGACATTATTGGTAGAAATTTCCACCAAACCTTATGCAATTCCTTTAGCTCGCATTGACCAAATTGTCACTCTGGATAGAACAGAAATTCATGATATAGAAAACCGCCAATATTTCACAATGAACTCCCACAATATTGGCTTAATTACCGCTCATCAAGTTTTAGAATTACCTGAAATCCCCCAGCAAAATGACTTAGTGCCTGTGGTGGTAATTAGCGATCAATCTCATACGTATGGTTTAGTAGTAGATAAGTTCTTAGGCGAACGAGATTTAGTTGTTAGACCACTAGATCCGCGTCTAGGAAAAGTTCCGGATATTAGCGCTACAGCTTTATTAGCTGATGGCTCACCCATTTTAATCGTCGATGTATCAGATATGGTACGCTCAGTTGATGCCATCCTTAAAGGAGGGAGATTAAGTAAAGTTAATGCCAAACTAGAGTCAGAAATCTCCAGCCAACGCAAGAGAATTTTAGTGGTTGATGACTCTATAACAGTCAGAGAAATGGAGCGCAAGCTATTAGAAAATCGTGGTTACTTTGTCGATACTGCTGTCAACGGTATGGAAGGTTGGAATGCTGTGCGCTCAAAAAATTATGATTTAGTAATTAGTGATATTGATATGCCCCGCATGAATGGAATTGAATTAGTGCAACAAATCAAAAGTAACCCACGCTTGCATTCAGTTCCGGTAATTATTGTTTCTTATCGTGACCGAGAGGACGATCGAATTCAAGGCTTAGAAGCTGGTGCTGATTATTATTTAACTAAAAGTAGTTTTCAAGATGAAACATTAGTTAATGCAGTGATTGATTTAATTGGAAAATAA
- a CDS encoding putative CheW protein, giving the protein MSIGDDLYAIESTAVVEIIPRVSLRKVHHVPEYVAGLFQYRGAIVPVIDLCHLIRGTPSRFCLSTRIIMVSYSPQERTRQYLGLVAEKITETFNKPQTELVDSGIRVKEAPYLGGILMHEKGIIQYIRLDKLFTDAQNTYLLTAGES; this is encoded by the coding sequence ATGTCAATAGGTGATGACTTATACGCTATTGAAAGCACTGCTGTAGTCGAAATTATACCTAGAGTATCGCTGAGAAAGGTACATCATGTACCAGAGTATGTTGCGGGTTTATTTCAGTACAGAGGTGCAATTGTACCTGTGATCGACTTGTGCCATTTAATTCGTGGTACACCCAGCCGCTTTTGTTTGAGTACTCGAATCATTATGGTTAGTTACTCTCCGCAAGAACGGACACGTCAATATTTGGGCTTAGTTGCAGAAAAGATTACAGAGACTTTCAACAAGCCACAAACTGAGTTAGTAGATTCTGGGATTCGCGTCAAAGAAGCGCCATATCTTGGTGGGATACTGATGCATGAAAAGGGGATTATACAATACATTCGCTTAGATAAATTATTTACAGATGCACAAAATACTTATTTATTAACAGCGGGAGAAAGTTAA
- a CDS encoding nitrogenase cofactor biosynthesis protein NifB, whose amino-acid sequence MTPPSTGLLTSSDREPTITQAKSGGCGCDSKSNATVEMDEKLKERIAKHPCYSEDAHHHYARMHVAVAPACNIQCNYCNRKFDCANESRPGVVSELLTPEEAAHKVLVIAGKIPQMTVLGIAGPGDPLANPEKTFRTFELIADKAPDIKLCLSTNGLMLTEYVDRIKQLNIDHVTITLNTIDPEIGAQIYSWVHYKRKRYKGVEGARILLEKQMEGLQALKEADILCKVNSVMIPGINDQHLVEVNKFIRENGAFLHNIMPLISAPEHGTHFGLTGQRGPTTKELKEVQDNCAGNMKMMRHCRQCRADAVGLLGEDRSQEFTKDKFLEMAPEYNLEQRQEVHEGIEKFKQELKAAKEKALTGKKFANNPKILVAVATKGSGLVNQHFGHAKEFQVYEVDGQEVRFISHRKIDHYCQGGFGEEATLDNIIKAIADCKAVLVSKIGNCPKEELHKAGIQTVEAYDVIEKVALEYYEQYVEGLGN is encoded by the coding sequence ATGACACCACCGTCTACAGGACTCCTCACCTCCTCCGATCGGGAACCGACCATTACCCAAGCCAAATCAGGTGGTTGCGGATGCGACAGCAAAAGCAACGCCACCGTGGAAATGGACGAAAAACTTAAGGAACGCATTGCCAAGCATCCCTGCTATAGCGAAGACGCACACCACCACTACGCCAGAATGCACGTTGCAGTCGCACCCGCCTGTAACATTCAATGCAACTACTGCAACCGCAAATTTGACTGCGCTAATGAAAGTCGTCCTGGTGTAGTTAGCGAGTTGTTAACTCCAGAAGAAGCAGCACACAAAGTATTGGTGATTGCAGGTAAGATTCCCCAAATGACAGTCTTGGGAATTGCTGGTCCTGGCGATCCACTGGCGAATCCAGAAAAAACTTTCCGCACCTTTGAGTTGATTGCAGACAAAGCCCCAGATATCAAACTTTGCCTCTCAACCAATGGTTTGATGCTGACCGAATATGTCGATCGCATTAAACAACTCAATATAGATCACGTTACTATTACCCTTAACACTATTGACCCAGAAATCGGCGCACAGATTTATTCTTGGGTTCACTACAAGCGTAAGCGTTATAAAGGTGTTGAGGGAGCGAGAATTCTGCTAGAAAAGCAGATGGAAGGTTTGCAAGCCCTCAAAGAAGCTGACATTTTGTGTAAAGTCAACTCGGTAATGATTCCGGGAATCAACGACCAGCACTTGGTAGAAGTAAATAAATTCATTCGTGAAAACGGTGCATTCCTTCACAACATCATGCCGTTGATTTCGGCACCAGAACACGGCACACACTTCGGTTTAACTGGTCAGCGCGGCCCTACAACCAAAGAACTCAAAGAAGTTCAAGACAACTGCGCCGGCAACATGAAAATGATGCGTCACTGCCGTCAATGCCGAGCCGATGCTGTAGGATTGTTAGGAGAAGACCGCAGCCAAGAATTTACCAAAGATAAATTCCTGGAAATGGCTCCCGAATATAACCTAGAACAACGTCAAGAAGTTCACGAAGGTATTGAGAAGTTTAAACAAGAACTAAAAGCAGCCAAAGAAAAGGCACTAACTGGCAAGAAATTTGCTAACAATCCCAAAATCCTCGTTGCAGTCGCAACCAAAGGTAGCGGATTAGTTAACCAACACTTCGGTCATGCCAAAGAATTCCAGGTTTACGAAGTGGATGGTCAAGAAGTACGCTTTATCAGTCACCGCAAAATAGACCACTATTGCCAAGGTGGATTTGGAGAAGAAGCCACTCTAGACAACATTATTAAAGCGATCGCAGATTGCAAAGCGGTTTTAGTCTCCAAAATTGGGAACTGTCCCAAAGAAGAATTGCACAAAGCTGGCATACAGACTGTTGAAGCTTACGACGTAATCGAGAAAGTCGCTTTGGAATATTACGAGCAATATGTCGAAGGACTAGGCAATTAG
- a CDS encoding putative sugar transporter, giving the protein MNDSATDGSIQSKKLPFKTKLAYGAGELGPAITANISIFFLLVFFTNVAGIPAGLAGSILMIGKIGEAINDPFVGFLTDKTKSRRWGRRLPWVLYGATPCGLFFFLQWIVPPLSVWSLFWYYVAIGVISQVFYSVVHLPYAAMTPELTQDYDERTSLNSFRFTFSIGGSILSLILSKIVFSVISDRQQQYLVLAAVCTVISILALYGCVYGTRDRVLAFESKRISLEELPSIPFTEQLKIVFTNRPFLFVIGIYLCTWLAVQITASIIPYFVVYCMHLQEADVPTVMIAVQGTALLMLFFWSTLSKKVGKKVVYFLGISLWIIAAAGLYFLQPGQLNLLYLMAVMAGFGVSTAYLIPWSMIPDVIELDELQTGQRREGIFYGFMVLLQKFGLAFGLFLVGNALQAYGFKEAVAGQNELPTQPDLALLAIRLAISPLPIICLIAGLVLTYFYPITREMHAEIMLKLKQRQ; this is encoded by the coding sequence ATGAATGATTCTGCCACTGATGGCTCTATTCAAAGTAAAAAACTACCATTTAAAACTAAACTGGCTTATGGTGCAGGCGAATTAGGCCCAGCGATTACGGCAAATATTTCCATATTTTTCCTGCTGGTTTTCTTTACGAATGTCGCAGGTATCCCGGCGGGTTTGGCTGGTAGTATTTTGATGATTGGCAAAATTGGGGAAGCAATCAACGATCCGTTTGTTGGTTTTTTGACTGATAAAACGAAATCTCGTCGTTGGGGTCGTCGTCTACCTTGGGTATTATATGGGGCGACTCCTTGTGGTCTTTTCTTTTTCTTGCAGTGGATTGTACCGCCATTGAGTGTATGGAGTTTGTTTTGGTATTACGTAGCGATTGGGGTGATATCTCAGGTGTTCTACAGCGTTGTCCATTTGCCTTATGCAGCAATGACTCCAGAACTCACACAAGATTATGACGAACGTACCAGCCTCAACAGTTTTCGCTTTACCTTTTCCATTGGTGGCAGTATTTTATCGTTGATTTTGTCAAAAATCGTCTTTTCTGTAATTAGCGATCGCCAGCAACAATATCTAGTTTTAGCCGCAGTCTGTACTGTAATATCGATATTAGCGTTGTATGGCTGCGTTTACGGTACGCGCGATCGCGTTTTAGCATTTGAATCCAAACGCATTTCACTAGAAGAACTCCCATCTATTCCATTCACCGAACAACTCAAAATTGTCTTTACCAACCGACCTTTTTTATTTGTTATCGGTATATATCTTTGTACTTGGTTAGCCGTACAGATTACAGCCAGCATTATTCCTTATTTTGTAGTTTACTGTATGCATCTGCAAGAAGCGGATGTACCAACAGTGATGATTGCTGTCCAAGGAACAGCGCTGTTGATGCTATTTTTCTGGAGTACTTTAAGTAAAAAAGTTGGCAAGAAAGTTGTTTATTTTCTAGGAATTAGTTTATGGATTATCGCCGCCGCCGGACTCTATTTCTTGCAACCTGGTCAACTGAATTTATTGTATTTAATGGCAGTCATGGCAGGTTTTGGTGTGTCTACAGCTTATTTAATTCCTTGGTCAATGATTCCAGATGTAATTGAATTAGATGAACTCCAAACTGGACAACGCCGCGAGGGAATTTTTTATGGCTTTATGGTGTTGCTGCAAAAATTTGGTTTAGCTTTTGGTTTATTTTTAGTAGGAAATGCCTTGCAAGCATACGGTTTTAAAGAAGCTGTAGCTGGGCAAAATGAACTACCTACACAACCTGATTTGGCATTACTTGCTATTCGCCTTGCAATTAGCCCCTTACCTATAATTTGTTTAATTGCTGGTTTAGTTTTAACCTATTTTTATCCAATTACTCGTGAAATGCACGCTGAAATCATGCTGAAACTCAAACAACGGCAATAG
- a CDS encoding 4Fe-4S ferredoxin iron-sulfur binding domain-containing protein, whose amino-acid sequence MAYKITGQCISCDLCLSVCPTDAIKIVDGNRWIDPELCTNCVGSIHTVPQCKAGCPTCDGCVKQPSDYWEEWFANYNRVLAKLTNKQDYWDRWFNCYSHQFTLSN is encoded by the coding sequence ATGGCTTACAAAATTACTGGCCAATGTATTTCCTGCGATTTGTGTCTGTCTGTATGTCCCACTGATGCAATCAAAATAGTCGATGGTAATCGCTGGATAGACCCCGAACTTTGCACAAACTGCGTCGGTAGTATTCATACAGTACCTCAATGTAAAGCTGGTTGCCCCACCTGCGATGGTTGCGTTAAACAACCTAGTGATTATTGGGAAGAGTGGTTTGCCAATTACAACCGCGTTTTAGCGAAATTAACTAATAAACAAGATTACTGGGATCGTTGGTTTAACTGTTATTCTCATCAGTTTACACTATCAAATTAA